A stretch of the Desulforamulus ferrireducens genome encodes the following:
- the mnmE gene encoding tRNA uridine-5-carboxymethylaminomethyl(34) synthesis GTPase MnmE, producing MLEDTIVAIATPLGEGSIGVIRMSGPEAINIGQRVFRAKKNKDWYIKDNYKIIYGHIVDPQTNEVLDEVLLSVMRGPRSFTAEDVVEISCHGGIVPLKRVLELLLRMGARLAEAGEFSKRAFINGRLDLSQAESIIDLIRAKTTDGAKIALNQLQGRLSEQVHVLQNDILGLLAQIEAIIDFPEDDLPEQTLDQMSLACQRLIDTINRLLEQADTGKIYREGLKTVIVGKPNVGKSSLLNALLREQRAIVTDIPGTTRDVIEEVINIKGVPLKIIDTAGLRETQDLVEKLGVERSRQLLNQADLVLLVLDASTGITKEDLEVIKLIKDKRVLVLINKIDLNVHHIDTTELKQYFNASAILEISAQQEIGLEQLEQTILELVLAGKVTNSENILVSNSRHKYALEQARNHLMEAQQGMKSYIPADLVAIDLKSSWEFLGDITGKNVSEDLIDRIFADFCIGK from the coding sequence GTGTTAGAGGATACCATTGTCGCCATAGCCACTCCCTTAGGGGAAGGAAGTATTGGTGTTATTCGCATGAGTGGCCCTGAGGCCATAAATATTGGGCAGAGGGTATTTAGGGCGAAAAAAAATAAAGATTGGTACATCAAAGATAATTATAAAATTATTTATGGACACATTGTAGATCCACAAACCAATGAAGTATTGGATGAGGTTCTTCTTTCTGTTATGCGGGGGCCCCGCAGTTTTACTGCCGAAGATGTGGTGGAAATTAGTTGCCATGGCGGTATTGTTCCTTTAAAGAGAGTATTGGAATTATTATTACGTATGGGTGCCCGTTTGGCCGAAGCAGGTGAATTTAGTAAAAGAGCCTTTATTAATGGTCGTTTGGATTTGTCCCAGGCAGAATCAATTATTGATTTAATTAGAGCCAAAACCACTGACGGAGCTAAAATTGCCCTAAACCAACTGCAGGGACGACTCTCGGAACAAGTTCATGTATTACAGAATGATATTTTAGGCTTATTGGCTCAAATAGAAGCGATAATTGATTTTCCGGAAGATGATCTGCCGGAGCAAACCTTAGACCAAATGAGTTTGGCATGCCAACGCCTAATTGATACTATTAATAGGCTGCTGGAACAAGCGGATACTGGCAAAATCTACCGTGAGGGTTTAAAAACAGTCATAGTGGGTAAACCAAATGTCGGTAAGTCCTCCCTGCTTAATGCTTTACTAAGGGAGCAAAGGGCTATTGTTACTGATATCCCTGGTACCACCAGGGATGTTATTGAGGAAGTAATCAATATTAAAGGGGTACCCTTAAAGATTATCGATACAGCCGGCCTCAGGGAGACCCAGGATTTAGTAGAAAAATTAGGGGTAGAAAGATCCAGACAGTTATTAAATCAGGCTGATTTAGTGCTGTTGGTGTTAGACGCTTCCACTGGCATAACCAAGGAAGACCTGGAAGTGATAAAACTAATCAAGGATAAAAGGGTTTTAGTCTTAATTAATAAAATTGATCTTAATGTTCATCACATTGATACCACAGAGCTAAAACAATATTTTAATGCCAGTGCAATTTTAGAAATATCGGCACAACAGGAAATTGGCTTGGAGCAACTGGAACAGACTATTTTGGAACTGGTGTTGGCAGGTAAAGTAACAAATTCGGAAAATATTTTGGTTTCTAATTCCCGTCACAAATATGCCTTGGAGCAAGCGAGAAATCATTTAATGGAAGCTCAGCAAGGCATGAAGTCTTATATTCCGGCTGATCTGGTGGCCATAGATTTAAAATCTAGCTGGGAATTTTTAGGAGATATTACCGGTAAGAACGTTAGTGAGGATTTAATTGATAGGATCTTTGCAGATTTTTGTATTGGTAAATGA
- the jag gene encoding RNA-binding cell elongation regulator Jag/EloR: MKVVEKVGKTIDEAIELGLQEFGVLRDEVTIEVLEEPSKGLFGLIGSRPARVRLTLKDNPVRRVDRLLKSIFEAMEIPVSFTIEEKDSVLLVTMEGEDLGVLIGRRGETLDSLQYLINLSINKNQEQRRKVILDVEGYRQRREDTLQKLAQRLADKAKQRGRSVVLEPMNSQERRIIHTALQGRDDIYTFREGEEPFRKIIISPKK, encoded by the coding sequence TTGAAGGTAGTAGAAAAGGTCGGTAAGACCATAGACGAAGCTATTGAATTAGGGCTTCAAGAGTTTGGTGTGTTAAGGGACGAAGTTACCATTGAAGTGCTTGAGGAACCATCCAAAGGATTGTTTGGTTTAATTGGTTCTCGTCCTGCTAGAGTTAGATTAACTTTGAAAGATAATCCGGTCAGACGTGTAGACCGGTTATTAAAAAGCATTTTTGAAGCTATGGAGATTCCTGTTAGCTTTACAATCGAAGAAAAGGATTCGGTACTACTGGTAACTATGGAGGGGGAAGACTTAGGAGTCCTCATTGGACGCCGGGGCGAAACCCTCGATTCTCTGCAGTATCTAATCAATCTCTCGATTAATAAAAATCAAGAGCAGAGAAGAAAAGTTATTTTAGATGTAGAGGGATACCGTCAACGCAGAGAAGATACTTTACAAAAACTAGCCCAACGACTTGCTGATAAGGCAAAACAAAGGGGCAGAAGTGTAGTTCTGGAACCCATGAATTCTCAGGAACGTCGTATTATCCACACAGCTTTGCAAGGTAGAGATGATATTTATACTTTTAGAGAAGGTGAAGAACCCTTTAGAAAAATTATCATATCTCCTAAGAAATAA
- a CDS encoding YidC/Oxa1 family membrane protein insertase → MFGWFDAIVDGMTALMNWLYGFTLTIGLPSYGLAIILLTIIIKIVLYPLNKKQMHSMVMMQKLAPEIKAIQDKYKGKDPQKMQQKIMELYKEHNVNPMAGCLPLLIQMPILIALYRALFAFPYLNEAHAQFFWVSSLSEKDPFYILPLLAAATTYFQSKLTTNTQDQTQRTMLYVIPIMIGWIAATVPSGLALYWVVFNVVGAIQQWFINKQTLHLKEGVTGVEGSRKGR, encoded by the coding sequence TTGTTCGGATGGTTTGATGCCATTGTTGATGGAATGACCGCTCTAATGAATTGGTTGTATGGCTTTACCCTTACTATTGGTCTCCCTAGTTATGGACTAGCCATCATTTTATTAACAATTATTATTAAGATTGTTTTATATCCTCTTAACAAAAAGCAAATGCATTCGATGGTGATGATGCAGAAACTTGCTCCTGAAATTAAAGCAATTCAGGATAAGTATAAGGGCAAAGATCCCCAGAAAATGCAGCAAAAAATTATGGAATTGTATAAGGAGCACAATGTAAATCCCATGGCAGGTTGCCTGCCGCTGTTAATTCAGATGCCTATTTTGATTGCTCTTTATCGTGCTCTTTTTGCATTTCCCTATCTCAATGAAGCCCATGCGCAGTTTTTCTGGGTAAGTTCTTTAAGTGAAAAGGACCCGTTTTATATCTTACCTTTATTGGCTGCTGCAACCACTTACTTTCAGTCTAAATTAACAACCAATACACAGGATCAAACCCAAAGAACTATGTTATATGTCATACCTATCATGATTGGCTGGATTGCTGCCACCGTTCCTTCCGGCTTGGCATTGTATTGGGTAGTATTTAACGTAGTAGGAGCAATTCAACAGTGGTTTATTAATAAACAGACCCTGCACCTTAAAGAGGGGGTAACCGGAGTTGAAGGTAGTAGAAAAGGTCGGTAA
- the yidD gene encoding membrane protein insertion efficiency factor YidD — protein MRQVVLFGLFFYQRFISPLKPPTCRFYPTCSQYSIQAVEKYGVVKGLWLTLKRLAKCHPFHPGGYDPV, from the coding sequence ATGCGGCAAGTAGTTTTGTTTGGCCTGTTCTTTTACCAAAGGTTTATTTCTCCTCTCAAGCCACCCACTTGCCGATTTTACCCTACTTGCTCCCAATACTCCATACAAGCTGTTGAAAAATACGGTGTGGTGAAGGGATTGTGGTTAACGCTAAAAAGGTTGGCCAAGTGTCATCCCTTTCATCCTGGAGGATACGACCCAGTATAA
- the rnpA gene encoding ribonuclease P protein component, with protein MSKFVSLKKNADFKSVYSKGISAANRYLVLYKLPSKGLGKRFGFSISKKVGKAVCRNRLRRILKEICRLNLDRFANGYDYVFIVRQAAADQDYHQMEKQVWHVLGKLNK; from the coding sequence ATGTCTAAATTTGTATCTTTAAAAAAGAATGCCGATTTCAAAAGTGTATACAGCAAGGGGATATCAGCAGCTAACCGTTACTTGGTGCTGTACAAACTACCTAGTAAAGGTTTGGGAAAAAGATTTGGATTTTCCATTAGTAAAAAGGTTGGTAAGGCAGTTTGTCGCAATCGTTTGCGACGTATATTAAAGGAAATTTGTCGACTAAATTTGGATCGTTTTGCTAATGGATATGACTATGTATTTATTGTTCGCCAAGCTGCTGCAGACCAAGACTACCACCAAATGGAAAAGCAAGTTTGGCACGTGCTGGGTAAATTGAATAAATAG
- the rpmH gene encoding 50S ribosomal protein L34: MKRTYQPKKRRHQKVHGFLKRMSTKSGRNVLKRRRLKGRKRLSA, encoded by the coding sequence TTGAAACGCACATACCAACCAAAGAAACGCCGTCATCAGAAGGTTCATGGATTCTTAAAGCGGATGTCCACAAAATCTGGCCGAAACGTACTAAAAAGAAGACGCTTAAAAGGTAGAAAACGTTTGTCAGCATAA